A window of Candidatus Xiphinematobacter sp. Idaho Grape contains these coding sequences:
- the rdgB gene encoding RdgB/HAM1 family non-canonical purine NTP pyrophosphatase, which produces MKLSSHTKHRVLVATRNPGKFQEMLELMWPNFELLRREAASEAPEIEEDGDTFEINARLKAEGVSKFFPGWVLAEDSGIEVDALYGAPGVYSARFAGAKATDAQNRTLLLKLLENLRVPEKRRTARLRCALALARSGRLLLTSSGTVEGRVTREEKGSGGFGYDALFLPTGFGRTLAELPTAVKNKISHRRDAITALCRLWSVKMKQL; this is translated from the coding sequence ATGAAGCTTTCTTCCCACACTAAGCATCGGGTTTTGGTGGCCACGCGAAATCCCGGTAAGTTCCAGGAAATGCTGGAGCTTATGTGGCCAAATTTTGAACTCCTGAGAAGGGAAGCTGCTTCCGAAGCCCCAGAAATAGAAGAAGATGGAGATACTTTCGAGATTAATGCACGGCTGAAAGCAGAAGGAGTTTCAAAGTTCTTCCCGGGTTGGGTGCTGGCTGAAGATTCCGGAATAGAGGTGGATGCCCTCTATGGGGCACCAGGGGTTTATTCGGCTAGATTTGCCGGGGCGAAGGCAACAGATGCTCAAAACCGTACCTTGCTTCTAAAGCTTCTGGAGAATCTGCGTGTACCAGAGAAACGGCGCACGGCACGTCTTCGCTGCGCACTTGCCCTAGCCAGATCCGGAAGGCTTCTCCTAACAAGCAGCGGAACTGTAGAGGGAAGAGTCACAAGAGAAGAAAAGGGGAGCGGTGGCTTTGGCTACGACGCACTCTTTCTCCCCACCGGCTTCGGGAGGACTCTCGCAGAACTTCCAACTGCAGTCAAAAACAAAATAAGTCACCGACGGGACGCAATTACGGCATTGTGTCGTCTCTGGTCTGTTAAAATGAAGCAACTGTGA
- the rpoN gene encoding RNA polymerase factor sigma-54 encodes MPGIEQTHALSVQQAPSPLMQRSLQILQASLSELKHLVGNEMRVNPTLEEVTSSRDFSLLGGEPFSLQEEWDTYFVQSNFSSLAAEQHHHLINSLIEASTLQSSLRKEVVLMETKAEDISIALLIIGSLNEAGYLEASVEEIASLAKARPEDVDAVLRQVQSLDPAGIAARNLQECLLLQLRRQGKATHLESRIVKLCLNQLAHRRFKEIARVLQVPLAQVCRAANHIAQLEPRPGRILEDSVEPFVTAEVTVRKGRDGEYHPILNNAGLPRLRINSLYRELLSREGSNREVREYIQKKIRAGLFLIRSIQKRQQTILGAAEQIVIRQQKFFEEGFTGLYPMTMGEIAKAIGVHETTVSRAVSGKYMDTPYGVLAMRRFFTSGYRTKSGGFTSSESVREEILRIVAGEDRYNPFRDQEIVALLRGRGLLATRRIVAKYRVQLSILPSYLRKKVPAP; translated from the coding sequence ATGCCTGGAATAGAACAAACACATGCCCTTTCTGTGCAACAGGCTCCGTCTCCTCTCATGCAACGGAGCCTCCAGATCTTACAGGCATCGCTTAGTGAACTTAAACATCTGGTAGGAAATGAAATGAGGGTGAACCCCACTCTGGAAGAGGTGACCTCCTCAAGGGATTTTTCTCTGCTAGGAGGGGAACCTTTTTCGCTCCAAGAGGAATGGGATACCTATTTTGTACAATCCAACTTTTCTTCTCTAGCTGCAGAGCAGCATCATCATTTGATTAACTCTCTAATAGAGGCTAGTACACTACAGAGCTCTTTGAGGAAAGAGGTTGTATTAATGGAGACAAAAGCAGAAGACATCAGTATTGCACTACTAATCATAGGCAGTCTAAACGAGGCAGGATATTTAGAAGCTTCCGTTGAGGAAATCGCCAGCTTGGCAAAGGCACGTCCAGAGGATGTGGACGCCGTGTTACGCCAAGTTCAGAGTCTAGATCCGGCTGGAATAGCGGCGCGCAATTTGCAGGAGTGTCTTCTCCTACAACTCAGACGCCAGGGGAAAGCAACCCACTTGGAAAGTAGAATCGTCAAGTTGTGCCTAAACCAACTGGCACATCGCAGATTCAAAGAAATCGCTAGGGTACTCCAAGTCCCTCTTGCACAAGTGTGTCGGGCAGCTAATCACATTGCCCAGCTAGAGCCTAGGCCAGGGAGGATATTAGAAGACTCCGTTGAACCTTTCGTAACTGCAGAAGTTACTGTACGGAAGGGGAGAGATGGAGAGTACCACCCCATTCTCAACAACGCAGGTTTGCCACGTCTACGAATTAATTCTCTCTACAGAGAACTACTCTCACGAGAGGGAAGTAACAGAGAAGTGCGAGAATACATCCAGAAGAAAATCCGAGCTGGCCTCTTCCTTATTCGCAGTATCCAAAAGAGGCAACAAACTATCCTAGGTGCTGCCGAGCAGATTGTTATCCGTCAACAGAAATTTTTTGAGGAAGGTTTTACTGGCTTATATCCCATGACCATGGGGGAAATAGCCAAAGCAATAGGAGTTCACGAGACTACCGTTAGTCGAGCAGTTTCCGGAAAGTATATGGATACCCCCTATGGAGTCCTTGCAATGAGACGTTTTTTTACTTCCGGATATCGGACCAAGAGTGGTGGTTTCACTAGTAGTGAAAGTGTGCGTGAAGAGATCCTAAGAATAGTTGCTGGGGAAGATAGATACAATCCCTTCCGCGATCAAGAGATAGTCGCCCTCTTGAGAGGAAGGGGACTTCTGGCCACACGCCGTATTGTTGCGAAATACCGTGTACAACTCTCCATCTTGCCAAGTTACTTGCGCAAAAAAGTCCCAGCGCCTTAG
- a CDS encoding HrpJ domain-containing protein — MSDIASLQPIQQASPSSPGPQERGVFQGMTVEMGATQDAMGDVSFDLQGILSELEIAQQYQEGRRAIFLGQVNQLFESAKESIASQTLGDFSGVYGALFHDFLAELKSIQKKRDYDLSNIRELSKRIFDDPSVQHAAVLAAAQMENGMAEGNNMEQMLRQFAQILVEENGPAIRAGYNINSTITLFAGERVEHFRTLREVYRSVLLSDMSEEEIYDFVVHTLPTRFRFLFRPKENPDSQGGRKK; from the coding sequence ATGTCTGACATTGCTTCACTTCAGCCGATCCAACAGGCTAGTCCCTCCTCCCCAGGCCCTCAAGAAAGGGGTGTTTTTCAGGGGATGACTGTTGAGATGGGTGCTACACAGGACGCTATGGGGGACGTCAGTTTCGATTTGCAGGGGATCCTTTCAGAACTCGAGATAGCACAGCAGTACCAGGAAGGACGGAGGGCCATTTTTCTAGGTCAGGTCAATCAGCTATTTGAGAGCGCCAAGGAATCAATTGCATCACAGACACTCGGTGATTTTTCTGGTGTGTACGGTGCTTTATTCCACGACTTCCTCGCTGAGTTAAAGTCCATTCAGAAAAAGAGGGATTATGACCTCTCTAACATTCGGGAACTAAGCAAACGGATATTTGATGACCCATCCGTGCAACATGCAGCTGTTCTCGCTGCTGCGCAAATGGAAAACGGTATGGCTGAGGGCAACAATATGGAGCAGATGCTCCGGCAGTTTGCTCAGATCCTTGTGGAAGAAAATGGGCCTGCCATCCGTGCTGGATATAACATTAACTCTACCATTACACTCTTTGCTGGAGAGCGGGTTGAGCATTTTCGCACGTTGCGCGAGGTGTATCGATCCGTACTACTTTCTGACATGAGTGAAGAGGAAATCTATGATTTTGTTGTGCACACACTACCTACACGCTTCCGTTTCCTCTTTAGACCTAAAGAAAATCCAGACAGCCAGGGGGGAAGGAAAAAATAG
- a CDS encoding TyeA family type III secretion system gatekeeper subunit — protein MGYAQDKFLCRLTLMSLRVSTSQRVHIVEPKKIGSQKFPEEDTALGFIYASMDFLLGALAEDLNTPIPSKESAFLHLLNDRICLVRSLVRELELSKHLLTIIDRHFLKEDLATPPKGTELDRADALLWTLLEMLNRDVPTAEAFHELANQAQIPPSPQAYIYFFTQLYQLVHDFPMRLFRGPERREDILCAIQDALDNAVILEE, from the coding sequence ATGGGTTATGCCCAGGATAAGTTCTTATGCAGACTGACCCTAATGTCTCTGCGTGTCTCTACTTCGCAAAGAGTTCATATAGTGGAACCAAAAAAGATAGGATCTCAGAAATTCCCCGAGGAAGACACTGCCCTAGGATTCATTTACGCATCCATGGATTTTCTTCTTGGTGCTTTAGCAGAGGATCTAAACACGCCGATCCCCAGCAAAGAATCCGCTTTCCTTCATTTACTCAATGATCGCATATGTCTCGTTCGTTCATTGGTAAGGGAGCTAGAGCTTAGCAAACATCTCTTGACTATCATTGATAGGCATTTCTTGAAGGAAGATCTTGCCACTCCCCCCAAAGGAACGGAACTAGATCGCGCAGATGCTTTGTTGTGGACACTCCTCGAAATGCTGAATCGAGACGTACCTACGGCAGAAGCGTTCCACGAGTTGGCGAACCAAGCGCAGATTCCTCCCTCCCCACAAGCCTACATCTATTTTTTTACCCAGCTCTATCAGCTAGTTCATGATTTTCCCATGAGGCTATTCCGTGGCCCGGAGCGCCGAGAAGACATTCTCTGTGCCATTCAGGATGCGCTCGACAACGCGGTCATTCTGGAAGAATGA
- the sctV gene encoding type III secretion system export apparatus subunit SctV, which translates to MKELLTKIHSLTLRNQRRYSDIYIAAIIICIVLLLVVPVPAWLLDTLITLNLMLSVILLMMAIYVPRVLSFSTFPSVLLITTLFRLAINITSTRMILMEASAGEIIFTFGNFVVGGNFVVGTVLFLILLIIQFIVITKGAERVAEVAARFTLDAMPGKQMSIDADMRAGAIDIREAQHRRGVLEKESQLFGAMDGAMKFVKGDAIASLIIVAINITAGICIGVFQNGLAVSQAVTTYSVLTIGDGLISQIPALLISITAGMITTRVSSDERSSLGSDIFRQISAVPKAIIIGGVVLGGFSMIPGFPKLQFAVISAAVTALGIILQRNVKTKPIALIMQKKSPLASSFQAEDQEGDELIFTRILVDIDQDVQQQTAPLELSAELVKIRKALCADLGVPFPEIHFRFKKFPRNGFLYQVLLQEVPVSGGAFQPESLYVYADSDRLHGLGVDFTPVVELVDQHPANWVPKTFLHNLQQLGITFMRPSELLAYHVSLVLRKHAWEFLGLQETRTLLNKMEKECGEVTREVQRIVPIQRITEVLQRLVQEEISIRNLNAIFHALVEWGSREKDPALLVEYVRIALRRYISHRFSGGKGVLSAYLIEPKVEEEIRKAIRQTSSGSFLALEPTVALNIVNAVKSLIGRTASAYLDDATPVILTSMDIRRHTRKLLEIDLPTVPILSHQELTEEVQIHPLGKISLE; encoded by the coding sequence ATGAAAGAGCTTTTGACAAAAATACACTCTCTCACACTCAGAAACCAGCGGCGCTACAGCGACATCTACATCGCTGCCATCATCATCTGTATCGTTCTGTTACTAGTAGTACCAGTGCCAGCCTGGTTGTTGGACACGCTGATCACGCTTAATCTCATGCTCTCCGTGATACTCCTAATGATGGCCATTTATGTCCCTAGGGTCCTTTCCTTTTCTACATTCCCCAGTGTTTTACTCATTACGACACTGTTTCGGCTAGCAATTAATATTACTTCAACTCGCATGATCCTCATGGAGGCTTCTGCCGGAGAGATTATTTTTACCTTTGGGAACTTCGTAGTGGGTGGGAATTTTGTAGTAGGTACGGTCTTATTTCTGATCCTGCTTATTATTCAGTTTATTGTCATTACCAAGGGAGCAGAACGAGTGGCAGAGGTGGCGGCAAGGTTCACCTTAGACGCCATGCCTGGCAAGCAGATGAGCATTGATGCTGACATGCGTGCGGGTGCTATTGACATTCGAGAAGCACAGCACAGACGTGGGGTTCTAGAGAAGGAAAGTCAACTGTTTGGAGCTATGGATGGTGCTATGAAGTTTGTTAAAGGAGACGCTATCGCCTCACTCATTATTGTCGCCATCAATATCACTGCTGGTATTTGCATTGGAGTGTTCCAAAATGGCCTGGCGGTAAGCCAGGCAGTTACCACTTACTCCGTATTAACCATTGGAGATGGTCTTATTTCTCAAATTCCAGCACTGCTCATTTCCATCACAGCTGGCATGATCACCACGCGTGTTAGTTCAGACGAACGCAGCAGCCTGGGAAGTGATATCTTTAGACAAATATCTGCAGTGCCTAAAGCTATAATTATTGGTGGAGTCGTACTAGGCGGTTTCTCGATGATCCCTGGGTTTCCCAAGTTACAATTTGCCGTAATCTCGGCTGCCGTTACCGCTCTAGGCATCATTTTGCAGCGCAATGTCAAGACCAAGCCAATAGCGCTCATCATGCAGAAGAAGTCTCCACTTGCTTCCTCGTTTCAAGCAGAAGACCAAGAAGGCGATGAACTTATATTCACCAGGATACTAGTAGACATCGACCAGGATGTTCAACAGCAGACTGCACCACTCGAACTTAGTGCTGAACTTGTTAAAATACGCAAGGCACTCTGCGCTGACCTAGGGGTGCCGTTTCCCGAGATTCACTTTCGCTTTAAGAAATTCCCCAGGAATGGCTTTTTATACCAGGTCCTTTTGCAAGAGGTACCAGTAAGTGGGGGTGCCTTTCAGCCAGAAAGTCTCTATGTCTACGCAGATTCGGACAGACTGCATGGTTTAGGTGTTGATTTTACTCCTGTCGTAGAACTGGTTGATCAGCACCCTGCTAATTGGGTTCCAAAGACCTTCCTCCATAACCTGCAACAGCTAGGCATTACATTCATGAGGCCATCGGAGCTACTTGCCTATCATGTCTCTCTCGTATTGCGCAAGCATGCATGGGAATTTCTCGGCCTGCAAGAGACACGTACCCTCCTCAATAAGATGGAAAAGGAATGTGGAGAGGTAACACGTGAAGTCCAACGGATAGTACCAATACAAAGAATTACCGAAGTGCTTCAACGCCTGGTGCAGGAAGAGATCTCTATCCGAAATTTAAATGCAATCTTCCACGCCTTAGTAGAGTGGGGTAGTAGAGAAAAGGATCCTGCGCTATTGGTCGAGTATGTCCGAATTGCTCTCCGCCGCTACATTAGTCACCGTTTTAGCGGAGGGAAAGGCGTCCTTTCTGCCTACTTGATTGAACCCAAAGTAGAAGAGGAAATCCGTAAGGCAATTCGACAAACTTCAAGTGGGAGTTTTCTTGCCCTAGAACCGACCGTGGCACTTAACATTGTAAACGCGGTGAAAAGCCTGATAGGCAGGACAGCCTCAGCCTATCTAGACGACGCCACGCCTGTCATCCTAACGTCTATGGATATCAGGCGCCACACAAGGAAACTGCTGGAAATTGACCTTCCAACCGTTCCTATCCTCTCGCATCAGGAACTTACCGAGGAGGTCCAAATCCATCCGTTGGGGAAGATCAGTCTAGAATAA
- a CDS encoding chlorite dismutase family protein, with protein MTDLPKQTTCSAIIPIVPKEGWHVSHSFFRINHAQWRSFTERGHAGALEHFSSVVQRIRLEPNTQLLTLSTVGAKADVGFILISPDLHMVDHFAKQLARSLGPQVMEPVLSWLSVTELSEYTTTEAEYMVDLKREGGSGACDQKLEIKLADFRSRMTKYSQDRLYPCLPNWPVVCFYPMSKRRYPSKNWYALDFMTRKRLMAGHARLGRTYAGRVRQLITGSTGLDDMEWGVTLFAHTTSDIKAIVYEMRFDSVSAEYAEFGEFLIGLQLPLNDLFFRLGL; from the coding sequence ATGACAGATCTCCCTAAGCAAACAACATGTTCTGCAATCATACCTATCGTACCTAAGGAGGGGTGGCATGTTTCGCATTCGTTTTTTCGGATAAACCATGCACAATGGAGGTCTTTTACGGAACGAGGGCATGCTGGAGCCCTAGAGCATTTCTCATCTGTAGTGCAGAGGATTCGCTTGGAACCAAACACCCAGTTGCTTACTCTGAGTACGGTGGGGGCTAAGGCTGATGTGGGTTTTATTCTTATCTCTCCAGACCTACATATGGTGGATCACTTTGCCAAGCAACTCGCAAGATCGTTGGGCCCTCAGGTTATGGAACCCGTACTGAGTTGGTTGTCAGTAACTGAACTGAGTGAGTACACAACGACCGAAGCAGAGTATATGGTTGACTTGAAGAGAGAAGGGGGCTCAGGAGCCTGTGACCAAAAGCTTGAGATAAAGCTGGCAGACTTCCGCAGTCGGATGACAAAGTATTCGCAAGACCGTCTCTATCCTTGTTTACCTAACTGGCCAGTGGTCTGCTTTTACCCAATGTCTAAGCGGCGCTATCCCTCAAAAAACTGGTATGCACTAGACTTTATGACAAGGAAAAGATTGATGGCCGGACATGCACGTCTAGGCAGGACATACGCGGGAAGGGTACGGCAATTGATCACCGGTTCAACCGGTTTGGATGACATGGAATGGGGGGTCACTCTTTTTGCACACACTACGTCGGATATTAAGGCAATTGTTTATGAGATGCGATTCGATTCAGTTAGTGCAGAGTACGCGGAATTCGGTGAGTTTTTAATTGGGTTGCAATTGCCCTTAAATGATTTGTTCTTTCGATTAGGGTTGTAA
- a CDS encoding ferredoxin, which produces MADFNNRYPENVSGRFYVDDQCIDCDLCRETAPANFKRNDDEGRSFVYKQPATIEEVELCQQALEGCPVEAIGDSGIQE; this is translated from the coding sequence ATGGCTGACTTTAACAATAGGTATCCGGAGAATGTTTCTGGGAGGTTTTACGTGGATGATCAGTGCATCGACTGTGATCTATGTCGGGAAACTGCTCCTGCTAATTTTAAGCGTAATGATGATGAAGGACGCTCCTTCGTCTATAAGCAGCCAGCAACAATTGAAGAGGTTGAGCTTTGCCAGCAAGCCTTGGAGGGCTGCCCAGTAGAAGCTATTGGAGATTCCGGGATACAAGAGTAA
- a CDS encoding DUF721 domain-containing protein — protein MVSNEIAREWRRASPQNWRAAGKPQARRLRVVAEWRGYPEGPTETSGCFCAIGEILKAFLGKLNLSERPGENTVLEAWKEMVGGFFASHSTPVCLKSGVLYVQVHQSSVRYELDRVWKPRILTRLQQRFGKMTVRELRF, from the coding sequence GTGGTTTCTAACGAAATAGCGAGGGAATGGAGGAGAGCGAGTCCACAGAACTGGAGGGCAGCAGGGAAGCCGCAGGCGCGCAGGTTGCGTGTAGTTGCTGAGTGGCGTGGATATCCGGAAGGGCCAACAGAGACTAGCGGGTGCTTTTGCGCAATAGGAGAAATACTCAAAGCATTTCTCGGAAAGCTGAATCTGAGCGAACGCCCGGGTGAAAACACGGTTTTGGAGGCCTGGAAAGAAATGGTAGGGGGCTTCTTTGCTAGTCACTCTACACCTGTCTGTCTAAAATCGGGCGTTTTGTATGTTCAAGTTCATCAATCTTCCGTTCGCTATGAGCTAGACCGTGTTTGGAAACCTCGAATTCTCACAAGGCTACAACAAAGGTTTGGGAAAATGACTGTTCGTGAACTACGCTTCTAG
- a CDS encoding dihydroneopterin aldolase — MLEFPAEPQLSPFSVLEDDVIQIQGLSVCTRIGTTEEEHLFHQHLLLDLQIQPQSPFSAQKSTQPSVDYSALAQRIRSLCAVGQWRLMETLAAEISDTLLLEFPVKRLTLRIRKFVLPYAEFVAVQTTRER; from the coding sequence ATGCTGGAGTTCCCCGCAGAACCTCAACTCTCCCCATTCTCCGTGTTAGAAGATGATGTCATTCAAATTCAGGGACTCTCCGTCTGCACCCGTATTGGAACAACTGAGGAAGAGCACCTCTTCCATCAGCACCTCCTGCTTGACCTTCAAATACAGCCTCAAAGTCCCTTCTCTGCCCAGAAAAGTACTCAACCATCGGTTGACTATAGCGCCCTTGCACAAAGGATTCGAAGCCTATGCGCCGTGGGCCAATGGCGACTGATGGAAACCCTTGCTGCGGAAATCTCTGACACGTTGCTTCTGGAGTTTCCAGTTAAAAGGCTTACCCTCCGTATTCGCAAGTTTGTCCTTCCCTATGCTGAGTTTGTTGCTGTCCAAACCACACGAGAAAGATAA
- the atpC gene encoding ATP synthase F1 subunit epsilon, with translation MEKLLLELVTPSECIFSGEVDTVVIPGKEGELGILPGHCPLLTEIVPGELYFRKNGAENRLAVGEGFVEIVPTQVSILTDLAISEENIDEKKVEEAVRRAEVAMREGHMKEEELAFVRANLEKSIAQLRLKRRRYTRGGLP, from the coding sequence ATGGAGAAACTTTTACTTGAGCTTGTTACACCCTCTGAATGTATTTTTTCTGGAGAAGTGGATACAGTGGTCATACCAGGAAAAGAAGGTGAGCTTGGGATTCTGCCTGGACATTGCCCCTTATTGACCGAAATTGTCCCAGGGGAATTATATTTCCGGAAAAATGGTGCAGAGAATCGGCTAGCAGTTGGGGAAGGTTTTGTAGAAATAGTGCCCACTCAAGTGTCAATTCTAACTGACCTTGCCATTTCAGAAGAAAATATTGACGAGAAAAAGGTAGAGGAAGCAGTTCGTCGTGCAGAAGTGGCTATGCGTGAAGGACATATGAAAGAAGAAGAACTGGCGTTCGTTCGAGCAAATCTAGAAAAGTCTATTGCACAGCTCCGGTTAAAACGGAGGCGATACACGAGGGGTGGCCTGCCGTAA
- the atpD gene encoding F0F1 ATP synthase subunit beta, translating into MSIGKIVQVIGPIVDVEFDPTEGSLPRIYDALEIVHMLQGRRHRVVLEVQQYLGAHWVRTIAMSSTEGLVRGGEATNTGAPISVPVGQGVLGRILNVIGEPVDERGPVLAEKHYPIHRPAPSLLDQNTRIDILETGIKVIDLICPFTKGGKVGAFGGAGVGKTVVIMELINNIAKGHGGHSVFAGVGERTREGNDLYNEMLAAGVIVQEEPSKSKVALVYGQMNEPPGARLRVALSALSIAEFFRDEQNQDVLLFIDNIFRFSQAGSEVSALLGRTPSAVGYQPTLAAEMGDLQERITSTKKGSITSFQAVYVPADDLTDPAPANTFAHLDSTIVLERSIAELGIYPAVDPLASTSSVLASETVGKEHYSVANRVQRVLQRYKDLQDIISILGMDELVPEDRLLVFRARKIQRFLSQPFHVAEVFTGVPGQYVPIAETVHGFREILDGNLDDVPESNFYMKGNIEQVK; encoded by the coding sequence ATGAGTATAGGAAAAATTGTTCAGGTAATTGGACCCATCGTGGACGTAGAATTTGACCCTACTGAGGGCTCATTACCAAGGATTTATGATGCTTTGGAAATAGTTCACATGTTGCAAGGTAGGCGTCATCGGGTGGTCTTAGAAGTCCAGCAGTATCTTGGAGCGCACTGGGTTCGGACCATTGCAATGTCTTCAACGGAAGGATTGGTGCGAGGAGGGGAGGCTACTAACACAGGAGCCCCTATTTCCGTACCAGTGGGCCAAGGAGTTTTGGGCCGTATCCTAAATGTGATTGGAGAGCCGGTAGACGAACGTGGGCCCGTCTTGGCAGAGAAGCACTATCCCATTCATCGTCCGGCTCCATCGCTTCTCGATCAGAATACTAGGATAGATATTCTTGAGACGGGCATTAAGGTCATTGATCTGATATGTCCCTTTACGAAAGGAGGCAAGGTTGGTGCGTTTGGGGGTGCTGGTGTAGGAAAGACCGTTGTAATTATGGAACTTATCAATAACATCGCCAAGGGGCACGGAGGACACTCGGTGTTTGCTGGGGTTGGCGAACGGACCCGAGAGGGAAATGATCTTTACAATGAAATGCTAGCAGCAGGGGTTATTGTACAGGAAGAGCCGAGTAAGTCGAAGGTGGCACTCGTGTATGGCCAAATGAATGAACCCCCCGGAGCACGTTTGCGCGTAGCATTAAGTGCGCTTTCAATAGCGGAGTTTTTCCGGGATGAACAAAATCAGGACGTGCTCCTATTTATTGACAACATCTTTAGATTTTCCCAAGCAGGATCTGAAGTATCGGCTCTCTTAGGCCGTACTCCTTCAGCTGTTGGATACCAACCAACCCTTGCTGCAGAAATGGGAGATTTGCAGGAGCGTATTACCTCTACTAAAAAGGGGTCTATTACTTCCTTTCAGGCAGTTTATGTACCTGCAGACGATTTAACAGACCCTGCCCCTGCTAACACCTTCGCGCATTTGGATTCCACTATCGTGTTGGAACGATCAATTGCAGAGTTAGGGATTTATCCAGCCGTCGATCCTCTGGCTTCTACGTCAAGTGTATTAGCATCTGAGACTGTCGGAAAGGAGCACTATTCCGTAGCGAACCGTGTACAGCGCGTCCTCCAGCGCTATAAGGATCTGCAAGACATTATTTCCATCCTGGGAATGGACGAACTTGTCCCTGAGGATAGGCTACTAGTTTTCCGCGCCAGGAAGATTCAGCGGTTTCTTAGCCAGCCATTCCATGTGGCGGAGGTCTTTACAGGGGTGCCAGGTCAGTATGTTCCTATTGCAGAGACGGTTCATGGATTTAGGGAAATCCTAGATGGGAACCTCGACGATGTACCAGAAAGCAACTTCTACATGAAGGGAAACATTGAACAAGTTAAATAG
- the atpG gene encoding ATP synthase F1 subunit gamma gives MLGTREIRRRIKSVKNTAQVTRAMQLVAASKMRKAQDKVIAGRPYAKLLGRMLERLTEKGTDFSYHPLLDQRNFHKELVLMLTTDKGLCGALNTNLFRETMALNREVTQFISVGKKGSQFLGRTKRRLVAEFSLPDTPSFLQTKTISKFMIEKFVSAEVSQVSILFPKFLNTLTQRPRKLVLLPLSNCYNKEKVAVEPQEHSSVNDGSLFLFEPSPDKVLDAILPYYVHFEVYQMILDARASEHSARVVAMKSATDNAHHLVKDLTLEYNKARQASITTELLEISTAQLATE, from the coding sequence ATGCTAGGTACACGAGAGATTCGGCGACGAATTAAGTCGGTCAAAAACACCGCTCAAGTTACGAGAGCAATGCAGTTGGTGGCAGCTTCCAAAATGCGCAAAGCCCAGGATAAAGTCATTGCTGGACGCCCCTATGCAAAACTCCTCGGCCGTATGCTGGAACGTCTTACCGAAAAGGGAACCGACTTTTCCTACCACCCGCTGTTGGACCAGCGTAATTTCCACAAAGAACTAGTCTTGATGCTCACCACAGATAAGGGGCTATGTGGCGCCCTAAACACCAACCTATTTCGTGAGACTATGGCCCTTAATAGGGAAGTAACGCAATTTATCTCTGTTGGAAAGAAAGGCAGCCAATTTCTAGGCCGTACGAAACGACGCCTCGTTGCAGAGTTTTCACTGCCAGACACTCCGTCCTTTTTACAAACCAAGACTATTTCAAAATTCATGATTGAGAAATTTGTCTCTGCCGAAGTCAGTCAAGTCAGCATCCTCTTTCCTAAGTTTCTCAATACCCTTACCCAACGGCCAAGAAAATTAGTTCTTCTTCCCCTATCCAATTGTTACAACAAAGAGAAAGTCGCTGTGGAGCCACAAGAACATTCCTCTGTAAATGATGGAAGTCTTTTTCTTTTTGAACCCTCTCCAGACAAAGTGTTGGACGCTATCCTTCCCTATTATGTCCATTTTGAGGTTTACCAGATGATATTAGATGCCCGTGCCTCTGAGCACAGCGCACGGGTGGTAGCAATGAAAAGCGCCACCGACAATGCTCATCATCTTGTTAAAGACCTAACACTCGAGTATAACAAAGCGCGCCAAGCAAGCATTACTACGGAGCTTCTCGAGATTTCTACTGCCCAGTTAGCAACAGAATAG